The Streptomyces sp. P9-A4 genome contains a region encoding:
- a CDS encoding helix-turn-helix domain-containing protein, with translation MPGGRLTQQERRQIALGLTDGLAYAEIARRLDRPTSTITREVMRNGGPTGYRADQAHRATENRAHRSKQAAPKAAAPAPEQPHGRDAGSVRAYEDLFTNVMLQSGMPPMAARVMASLCLTDSGSLTAADLVRNLQVSPASVSKSIAFLETQSMVRRERDERRRERYTVDNDIWYQSMLASARATAQIVETAREGVVVLGATTPAGARMENIARFLDFVTESTIRAAEQARAILTTEPAAVERAAVEPATEPATDPDTDPDTGTDPDTDPDTTEGADPTA, from the coding sequence ATGCCGGGCGGCAGACTCACCCAGCAGGAACGGCGGCAGATCGCACTGGGGCTGACCGACGGCCTCGCCTACGCGGAGATCGCCCGGAGGCTCGACCGTCCCACCTCGACGATCACCCGCGAGGTCATGCGCAACGGCGGCCCCACCGGCTACCGCGCCGACCAGGCCCACCGCGCCACCGAGAACCGCGCCCACCGGAGCAAGCAGGCCGCGCCGAAGGCGGCGGCGCCCGCGCCGGAGCAGCCCCACGGGCGGGACGCCGGGTCCGTGCGCGCGTACGAGGACCTCTTCACGAACGTCATGCTGCAGTCGGGCATGCCCCCGATGGCGGCCCGGGTGATGGCCTCCCTCTGCCTGACCGACTCGGGCAGCCTCACCGCGGCCGACCTCGTCCGGAACCTCCAGGTCAGCCCGGCGTCGGTCTCCAAGTCGATCGCGTTCCTGGAGACCCAGAGCATGGTCCGCCGGGAGCGCGACGAGCGCCGCCGCGAGCGCTACACCGTCGACAACGACATCTGGTACCAGTCGATGCTGGCCAGCGCCCGGGCCACCGCCCAGATCGTCGAGACCGCGCGGGAGGGCGTCGTCGTCCTCGGCGCCACGACCCCGGCGGGCGCCCGCATGGAGAACATCGCCCGCTTCCTCGACTTCGTCACCGAGAGCACGATCCGGGCGGCGGAACAGGCCCGCGCGATCCTGACGACGGAACCGGCGGCGGTGGAACGGGCGGCGGTGGAACCAGCCACGGAACCTGCCACCGATCCGGACACGGATCCGGACACGGGCACGGATCCGGACACGGATCCGGACACGACGGAGGGGGCCGACCCGACGGCGTAG
- a CDS encoding nitroreductase family deazaflavin-dependent oxidoreductase, with product MPVGRKLIQKMSSTRTFARIGPHVVPAMDKAVHRLTRGKVLLSARMLPAVVLTARGAKSGQPRVTPLACMPEPDGGWLLVGSNFGRPGHPAWTANLLAHPDVEVNWRGADVPVRAELLTGEARAEAWRAALEFWPPYATYQARVEREIRLFRLTRREGGAAAGGV from the coding sequence ATGCCCGTCGGACGCAAGCTCATACAGAAGATGTCCTCGACCCGGACCTTCGCCCGGATCGGCCCGCACGTCGTGCCCGCCATGGACAAGGCCGTGCACCGGCTGACCCGGGGGAAGGTGCTGCTCAGCGCGCGGATGCTGCCCGCGGTCGTGCTCACCGCGCGGGGCGCGAAGAGCGGGCAGCCGCGGGTGACCCCGCTGGCCTGCATGCCCGAGCCCGACGGCGGCTGGCTGCTCGTCGGCTCCAACTTCGGCCGCCCCGGCCACCCGGCGTGGACGGCGAACCTGCTCGCCCACCCGGACGTCGAGGTCAACTGGCGGGGCGCGGACGTGCCCGTACGGGCGGAGCTGCTGACGGGGGAGGCGCGGGCGGAGGCCTGGCGGGCGGCGCTGGAGTTCTGGCCGCCGTACGCCACCTACCAGGCGCGCGTGGAGCGCGAGATCAGACTCTTCCGGCTGACGCGGCGCGAGGGCGGGGCGGCGGCGGGCGGGGTCTGA
- a CDS encoding acyl-CoA dehydrogenase family protein, producing the protein MDAADSAALAAGTASLAAPLTDEQEEIRRTLRDLLAERAGPYENRAATATPQGYDPELWARMSGTLGLAGLALPEEYGGVGCGPAELALACEETGRALAPSPLLATSVLAAPLLTALGTPAQRAELLPRLADGGLTCALAVPGNALALALGLTGDNTADDWSGGGRAGGVQARAADGGWRLYGEAAQVVDGHSAGLLLVAAHTGGFARSRTLLFLVRAEEEATPGLVRTRQPTLDLTRTQATVQFRDAEAELLGEEPADVLGALATTGRAAAVMIAAEAVGAAREALDRTVAHVGSREQFGRPVGSFQAVKHRLADLYVQVEAARSLTYCAAREPGPGPESGPLALAHALEALRATAGESIQLHGGIGFTWEHEAHLYFKRAASDELLFGPVRRLRARAAERTGLFGEVAA; encoded by the coding sequence ATGGACGCCGCCGACAGCGCAGCGCTCGCCGCCGGAACCGCCTCGCTCGCCGCCCCGCTCACCGACGAGCAGGAGGAGATCCGCCGCACCCTGCGGGACCTGCTCGCCGAACGGGCCGGGCCGTACGAGAACCGCGCGGCCACCGCCACCCCCCAGGGGTACGACCCCGAGCTGTGGGCCCGGATGTCCGGGACCCTCGGCCTCGCCGGGCTCGCCCTCCCCGAGGAGTACGGCGGCGTCGGCTGCGGACCCGCCGAACTCGCCCTCGCCTGCGAGGAGACCGGCCGGGCCCTCGCCCCCTCCCCGCTCCTCGCCACCAGCGTCCTCGCCGCCCCGCTGCTCACCGCCCTCGGCACCCCCGCCCAGCGCGCCGAACTCCTCCCGCGCCTCGCCGACGGGGGCCTCACCTGCGCTCTCGCCGTCCCCGGCAACGCCCTCGCCCTCGCCCTCGGCCTGACCGGCGACAACACCGCCGACGACTGGTCCGGCGGCGGCCGGGCGGGCGGCGTCCAGGCCCGTGCCGCCGACGGCGGCTGGCGGCTCTACGGCGAGGCCGCCCAGGTCGTCGACGGACACAGTGCCGGACTGCTGCTCGTCGCCGCCCACACCGGCGGCTTCGCCCGCAGCCGCACCCTGCTCTTCCTCGTACGGGCGGAGGAGGAGGCGACCCCCGGACTCGTCCGCACCCGGCAGCCCACCCTGGACCTCACCAGGACCCAGGCCACCGTCCAGTTCCGGGACGCCGAGGCCGAACTCCTCGGCGAGGAACCGGCCGACGTGCTCGGCGCCCTCGCCACCACCGGCCGGGCCGCCGCCGTGATGATCGCCGCCGAGGCCGTCGGCGCCGCCCGCGAGGCCCTCGACCGGACCGTCGCCCACGTCGGCTCCCGCGAACAGTTCGGCCGGCCCGTCGGCTCCTTCCAGGCGGTCAAGCACCGCCTCGCCGACCTGTACGTCCAGGTCGAGGCCGCCCGCTCGCTCACCTACTGCGCGGCGCGCGAGCCCGGCCCCGGGCCCGAGAGCGGACCCCTCGCCCTCGCCCACGCCCTGGAAGCACTGCGCGCCACCGCCGGGGAGTCCATCCAGCTGCACGGCGGCATCGGCTTCACCTGGGAGCACGAGGCCCACCTCTACTTCAAACGGGCCGCCTCCGACGAACTGCTCTTCGGCCCCGTGCGACGGCTCCGCGCCCGAGCGGCGGAACGGACCGGACTCTTCGGAGAGGTGGCGGCGTAG
- a CDS encoding thiolase C-terminal domain-containing protein, with amino-acid sequence MPTTIRSSRRVAVVGVSLSDGGRVDEATPYALHAQAARRALADSGLDRSLIDGLASAGLGTLAPVEVAEYLGLRPRWVDSTAVGGATWEVMAAHAADAIAAGHANAVLLVYGSTARADIRARRRTSNLSFGSRGPLQFEAPYGHTLISKYAMAARRHMHQYGTTLEQLAEVAVQARANAALNPEAMFRDPITVDEVLDGPMIADPFTKLHCCIRSDGGCAVLLVAEEYVQDCRTAPVWVLGTGEHASHTTMSEWEDFTVSPAAVSGRLAFERAGVRPADIDLAEIYDAFTYMTLVTLEDLGFCAKGEGGPFVEKGRLTVGGGGLPVNTDGGGLSACHPGMRGLFLLVEAVRQLRGEAEGRQVRRADGSLPELAVASGTGGWFCSSGTVVLGRS; translated from the coding sequence ATGCCCACCACCATACGCAGCTCCCGCCGCGTCGCCGTCGTCGGCGTCTCCCTCTCCGACGGCGGCCGGGTCGACGAGGCCACCCCCTACGCCCTGCACGCCCAGGCCGCCCGGCGCGCCCTCGCGGACAGCGGCCTCGACCGCTCGCTGATCGACGGCCTGGCCTCGGCCGGCCTCGGCACCCTGGCGCCGGTCGAGGTCGCCGAGTACCTGGGGCTCCGGCCCCGCTGGGTGGACTCGACCGCCGTCGGCGGCGCCACCTGGGAGGTCATGGCCGCGCACGCCGCCGACGCGATCGCCGCGGGCCACGCGAACGCGGTGCTCCTGGTGTACGGCTCCACCGCGCGCGCCGACATCCGCGCCAGGCGCCGCACCTCGAACCTCTCCTTCGGCTCGCGCGGACCGCTCCAGTTCGAGGCCCCGTACGGGCACACCCTGATCTCCAAGTACGCGATGGCCGCCCGCCGCCATATGCACCAGTACGGGACCACCCTGGAGCAGCTCGCCGAGGTCGCCGTCCAGGCGCGGGCGAACGCCGCGCTCAACCCCGAGGCGATGTTCCGGGACCCGATCACCGTCGACGAGGTGCTCGACGGCCCGATGATCGCGGACCCCTTCACCAAGCTGCACTGCTGCATCCGCAGCGACGGCGGCTGCGCGGTGCTGCTCGTCGCCGAGGAGTACGTCCAGGACTGCCGTACCGCCCCGGTCTGGGTGCTCGGCACGGGAGAGCACGCCTCGCACACCACGATGTCGGAGTGGGAGGACTTCACGGTCTCGCCGGCGGCGGTCAGCGGCCGGCTGGCCTTCGAGCGGGCGGGTGTGCGGCCCGCCGACATCGACCTCGCCGAGATCTACGACGCCTTCACCTACATGACCCTGGTGACCCTGGAGGACCTGGGCTTCTGCGCGAAGGGCGAGGGCGGGCCGTTCGTCGAGAAGGGGCGTCTGACGGTGGGCGGCGGCGGGCTGCCGGTGAACACGGACGGCGGCGGCCTGTCCGCCTGCCATCCGGGGATGCGGGGCCTGTTCCTCCTGGTGGAGGCGGTACGGCAGTTGCGCGGCGAGGCGGAGGGGCGGCAGGTGCGGCGGGCGGACGGCTCGCTGCCGGAGCTGGCGGTGGCCTCGGGGACGGGCGGCTGGTTCTGCTCCTCGGGGACGGTGGTGCTCGGCCGCTCCTGA
- a CDS encoding FAD-dependent monooxygenase yields MNTTNSTAKTVLISGASIAGPALALWLHRYGFAPTVVERAPGLRTGGYKVDIRGTAIEVCRRMGVLDEIRANSTDMRGGSYVDGAGRTIGELPAEIFGGRVEEDDEIMRGELASILYDRTREDVEYLFDDSIAEIVDAPGDTDGVTVTFESGTVRRFDLVVGADGLHSHTRKLVFGPEERFKRHLGAYISIFTAPNHLGLDRWETYHALPGKLVCVYSSAGESDAKNLFIFSSPEELAHHHRDVAAQKRALTDRFTGDGWEIPRLLGHAAEAEDFYLDSMSLVEMDSWSKGRVVLLGDAAHCSSPASGQGTGLALIGAYVLAGELARAGGDHTTAFDRYERRMRPGVEQNQKMAEGFVKEMTVGSRWKIALRMLMVRTLPRTPWKNLIAKKIRDGIQSAANAVPIEDYTVPACPTATATATGPGAARPTATAATTPARPTVTA; encoded by the coding sequence ATGAACACCACGAACAGCACCGCCAAGACCGTCCTGATCTCCGGCGCCTCGATCGCCGGCCCCGCCCTCGCCCTCTGGCTGCACCGCTACGGCTTCGCCCCCACCGTCGTCGAGCGCGCCCCCGGACTCCGCACCGGCGGCTACAAGGTGGACATCCGCGGCACCGCGATCGAGGTCTGCCGCCGGATGGGCGTCCTCGACGAGATCCGCGCCAACTCCACCGACATGCGCGGAGGTTCGTACGTCGACGGCGCCGGCCGCACCATCGGCGAGCTGCCCGCCGAGATCTTCGGCGGGCGCGTCGAGGAGGACGACGAGATCATGCGCGGCGAACTCGCCTCCATCCTCTACGACCGGACCCGCGAGGACGTCGAGTACCTCTTCGACGACTCGATCGCCGAGATCGTGGACGCCCCCGGAGACACGGACGGTGTCACCGTCACCTTCGAGAGCGGTACCGTCCGCCGCTTCGACCTGGTCGTCGGCGCCGACGGACTCCACTCGCACACCCGGAAGCTCGTCTTCGGCCCGGAGGAGCGGTTCAAGCGCCACCTCGGCGCGTACATCTCCATCTTCACCGCCCCCAACCACCTCGGGCTGGACCGCTGGGAGACCTACCACGCGCTGCCCGGCAAGCTGGTCTGCGTCTACAGCTCGGCCGGCGAGAGCGACGCCAAGAACCTCTTCATCTTCTCCTCGCCCGAGGAACTCGCCCACCACCACCGGGACGTCGCCGCCCAGAAGCGCGCGCTCACCGACAGGTTCACCGGCGACGGCTGGGAGATCCCCCGCCTCCTCGGACACGCGGCCGAGGCCGAGGACTTCTACCTCGACTCGATGTCCCTGGTCGAGATGGACAGCTGGTCGAAGGGGCGCGTGGTCCTGCTCGGCGACGCCGCCCACTGCTCCTCCCCCGCCTCCGGTCAGGGCACCGGTCTCGCCCTCATCGGCGCCTACGTCCTCGCCGGGGAACTGGCGCGGGCGGGCGGCGACCACACCACGGCCTTCGACCGCTACGAGCGGCGCATGCGGCCCGGCGTGGAGCAGAACCAGAAGATGGCGGAGGGCTTCGTCAAGGAGATGACCGTCGGCTCCAGGTGGAAGATCGCGCTGCGCATGCTCATGGTGCGGACGCTGCCGAGGACCCCGTGGAAGAACCTCATCGCGAAGAAGATCCGCGACGGCATCCAGTCGGCGGCGAACGCGGTCCCGATCGAGGACTACACCGTCCCCGCCTGCCCCACCGCGACCGCGACCGCCACCGGCCCCGGCGCCGCGCGCCCCACCGCCACCGCCGCCACCACCCCCGCACGCCCTACCGTGACCGCATGA
- a CDS encoding pyridoxine/pyridoxamine 5'-phosphate oxidase, translating to MTDFHHALHSLKVWDTELPSFDPASAPPEPLPLFHDWFTAAVAAGQSEPHTLSLATADETGRPDVRTVMLHDADARGWHFASHATSAKGRQLAARPEAALGFYWPVQGRQVRVRGHVTTGTPAEAYADLHARTTGALASALVGRQSEVLDSPETLAKASEAAWHRAEAEPDTPSATWTLYVVEPAEVEFFQGDARRRHLRLRYRRDPSAPTGWLRELLWP from the coding sequence ATGACCGACTTCCACCACGCCCTGCACTCCCTGAAGGTCTGGGACACCGAGCTGCCGTCCTTCGACCCGGCGAGCGCCCCGCCCGAGCCGCTGCCGCTCTTCCACGACTGGTTCACGGCGGCGGTGGCGGCCGGCCAGAGCGAACCGCACACCCTCTCGCTGGCCACCGCCGACGAGACCGGCCGCCCCGACGTCCGTACGGTGATGCTGCACGACGCGGACGCCCGCGGCTGGCACTTCGCCTCCCACGCCACCAGCGCCAAGGGCCGCCAGCTCGCCGCCCGCCCCGAGGCCGCGCTCGGCTTCTACTGGCCGGTCCAGGGCCGCCAGGTCCGGGTCAGGGGCCATGTCACCACCGGCACCCCGGCGGAGGCGTACGCCGACCTCCACGCCCGCACCACCGGCGCCCTCGCCTCGGCCCTGGTGGGCCGGCAGAGCGAGGTCCTCGACTCCCCCGAGACCCTCGCCAAGGCGAGCGAGGCGGCCTGGCACCGGGCCGAAGCGGAACCGGACACCCCCTCCGCCACCTGGACCCTGTATGTGGTCGAACCGGCCGAGGTCGAGTTCTTCCAGGGCGACGCCCGCCGCCGCCACCTGCGCCTCCGCTACCGCCGCGACCCCTCGGCCCCCACCGGCTGGCTGCGCGAGCTGCTCTGGCCCTGA
- a CDS encoding SCO4226 family nickel-binding protein has translation MGTYMDVHRGMKGITAEQLDEAHQADLAVEKDEGVHFERAWADPDSGTVYCLSHGPSAEAVQRVHARTGHAADEIHEVPITV, from the coding sequence ATGGGTACGTACATGGACGTCCACCGGGGCATGAAGGGGATCACGGCCGAGCAGCTGGACGAGGCCCACCAGGCCGACCTCGCCGTCGAGAAGGACGAGGGAGTCCACTTCGAGCGGGCCTGGGCGGACCCCGATTCGGGAACCGTCTACTGCCTGTCGCACGGCCCGTCCGCCGAGGCCGTCCAGCGGGTCCACGCCCGCACGGGCCACGCGGCGGACGAGATCCACGAGGTGCCCATCACGGTGTGA
- a CDS encoding AMP-dependent synthetase/ligase — translation MSVVTAASGSEPVAPHKTLIDGVVREVSLPPLVPLIRRGSLADLPYDNARQDPEAVLFSRKGPQGEWYDVTAARFAAEVHSVAKGLIAHGLRPGDRLALMARTTYEWTLIDFAAWAAGLVTVPVYPTSSAFQTRWILQDSGAAACVVEDAAQARMISAERLRLPGLTHLWVLDTGAVDQLRRAGARVADEAVSARRGLLTPETLATLVYTSGTTGRPKGCALTHANFFAEVDNAVRLLHPVFVSESKEPAATLLFLPLSHVFGRMVAVGCVRARVRVGHAPSVEGEGLLTDLAAFRPTFLLAIPYVLEKVFNKARATAESGGKGAAFDRAARVARRYGRTAAPSLPLRAARALYDPLVYRRIRAALGGRVRYVICGGSPLGARLAEFFAGAGVEVFEGYGLTETTAASTVTPPRRPRTGTVGWPLPGTAVRIAGDGEVWLKGGHVFAGYWDAARGAAVPYTDDGWFPTGDLGDLDADGYLRITGRKKDILITSAGKNVAPGPLEDWLRAHPLVAQCVVVGDDRPYVTALITLDHEGLTHWRRMRHKDHLALWELTRDEELLDAVQRAVDDANRLVSRAESIRAFRLLTVELSEASGHLTPSLKLRRRAVLRDFAREIEEMYGQGEEP, via the coding sequence GTGTCCGTCGTCACCGCCGCATCCGGGAGCGAACCGGTCGCACCGCACAAGACCCTGATCGACGGCGTGGTGCGCGAGGTGTCACTGCCCCCGCTCGTCCCCCTGATCCGCCGCGGCTCCCTCGCCGACCTGCCGTACGACAACGCCCGCCAGGACCCGGAGGCGGTCCTCTTCTCCCGCAAGGGCCCGCAGGGGGAGTGGTACGACGTCACCGCCGCCCGCTTCGCCGCCGAGGTGCACTCCGTCGCCAAGGGCCTGATCGCCCACGGCCTCCGGCCCGGCGACCGGCTCGCCCTCATGGCCCGCACCACCTACGAGTGGACCCTGATCGACTTCGCCGCCTGGGCCGCCGGACTCGTCACCGTCCCCGTGTACCCCACGTCCTCCGCCTTCCAGACCCGCTGGATCCTCCAGGACTCCGGCGCCGCCGCCTGTGTCGTCGAGGACGCCGCCCAGGCCCGGATGATCTCCGCCGAACGCCTGCGGCTGCCCGGCCTCACCCACCTCTGGGTCCTCGACACCGGCGCCGTCGACCAGCTCCGCAGGGCCGGCGCCCGGGTCGCCGACGAGGCCGTCTCCGCCCGCCGAGGCCTCCTCACCCCGGAGACCCTCGCCACCCTCGTCTACACCTCCGGCACCACCGGCCGCCCCAAGGGCTGCGCCCTCACCCACGCCAACTTCTTCGCCGAGGTCGACAACGCCGTCCGGCTGCTGCACCCCGTCTTCGTCTCGGAGAGCAAGGAACCCGCCGCCACCCTGCTGTTCCTGCCGCTCTCCCACGTCTTCGGCCGGATGGTGGCGGTCGGCTGCGTCCGGGCCAGGGTCCGCGTCGGGCACGCCCCCTCGGTCGAGGGCGAGGGACTCCTCACCGACCTCGCCGCCTTCCGCCCCACCTTCCTCCTCGCCATCCCGTACGTCCTGGAGAAGGTCTTCAACAAGGCCCGCGCCACCGCCGAGAGCGGCGGCAAGGGCGCCGCCTTCGACCGCGCCGCCCGGGTCGCCCGCCGGTACGGGCGGACGGCCGCGCCCTCGCTCCCGCTGCGGGCCGCGCGGGCGCTGTACGACCCGCTGGTCTACCGGCGCATCCGGGCCGCGCTCGGCGGCCGGGTCAGATACGTGATCTGCGGCGGCTCCCCGCTCGGCGCCCGGCTCGCCGAGTTCTTCGCGGGCGCGGGCGTCGAGGTCTTCGAGGGGTACGGACTGACGGAGACCACGGCCGCCTCGACGGTCACCCCGCCGCGCCGGCCGCGCACCGGGACCGTCGGCTGGCCGCTGCCGGGCACGGCCGTCCGGATCGCGGGCGACGGCGAGGTCTGGCTCAAGGGCGGCCATGTCTTCGCCGGTTACTGGGACGCCGCGCGCGGCGCCGCCGTGCCGTACACCGACGACGGCTGGTTCCCCACCGGCGATCTGGGCGACCTGGACGCCGACGGCTATCTGCGGATCACCGGCCGCAAGAAGGACATCCTCATCACCTCGGCCGGCAAGAACGTCGCCCCGGGGCCCCTGGAGGACTGGCTGCGCGCCCACCCGCTGGTCGCCCAGTGCGTGGTCGTCGGCGACGACCGCCCGTACGTCACGGCCCTGATCACCCTCGACCACGAGGGCCTGACGCACTGGCGCCGGATGCGGCACAAGGACCATCTGGCGCTCTGGGAGCTGACCCGGGACGAGGAACTGCTCGACGCGGTCCAGCGGGCGGTGGACGACGCCAACCGGCTGGTCTCGCGGGCCGAGTCGATACGGGCCTTCCGGCTCCTGACCGTCGAACTCTCGGAGGCGTCCGGGCACCTGACGCCGTCCCTCAAGCTCCGGCGGCGGGCGGTGCTGCGGGACTTCGCGCGGGAGATCGAGGAGATGTACGGGCAGGGGGAGGAACCGTAG
- a CDS encoding TetR/AcrR family transcriptional regulator: MAGGARARRLPRAVRERQMLDAAVRSFARHGYQAASMDEIAELAGVSKPLVYLYLNSKEELFTAVIRREAQALLAAVAEAVADRSAPPDERLWAGLLAFFTYAADQPDSWAVLSRQARTQGEPFAGEAARMREEITAFVAGLIGEAAREARDASAITERDVAALAQALVGSAESLASWANGTAGVTAKEAAATLMNFAWSGLGNLMKNERWAPR, from the coding sequence ATGGCCGGTGGTGCGAGGGCGCGGCGGCTGCCGCGGGCCGTGCGGGAGCGGCAGATGCTGGACGCGGCCGTGCGGAGCTTCGCGCGGCACGGCTACCAGGCGGCTTCGATGGACGAGATCGCCGAGCTCGCCGGGGTCTCCAAGCCGCTGGTCTACCTGTATCTGAACTCCAAGGAGGAGCTGTTCACCGCCGTGATCCGGCGGGAGGCGCAAGCGCTGCTCGCGGCGGTCGCGGAGGCGGTCGCCGACCGGAGCGCGCCGCCCGACGAGCGGCTGTGGGCGGGACTGCTCGCCTTCTTCACGTACGCCGCGGACCAGCCGGACTCCTGGGCGGTCCTCAGCCGGCAGGCGCGGACGCAGGGGGAGCCGTTCGCGGGGGAGGCGGCCCGGATGCGGGAGGAGATCACCGCCTTCGTGGCGGGGCTGATCGGGGAGGCGGCGCGGGAGGCGCGGGACGCCTCCGCCATCACGGAGCGCGATGTGGCCGCGCTCGCGCAGGCGCTCGTGGGGTCCGCCGAATCGCTGGCGAGCTGGGCCAACGGGACCGCGGGGGTGACGGCGAAGGAGGCCGCCGCGACGCTGATGAACTTCGCCTGGTCCGGGCTCGGGAACCTCATGAAAAACGAGCGCTGGGCTCCCCGTTGA
- a CDS encoding dicarboxylate/amino acid:cation symporter, which produces MSASATTPENEAKPSSRIPKVPFWAQIIAGLVLGALLGWIARSQDVSWLKETLGQVGDIFVQLLKLAVAPLVFFAILVSITNLRKVNNAARLASRTLLWFMITSLIAVAIGLAIGLITNPGAGTGLTPKDGKLPKHEGSWIDFLTGIIPTDVITPFTELNVLQIVFMAAVAGIAALKLGDRAKPILTLSESILELLQKALWWVIRLAPLGTVGLIGFAIADYGWDLIGKYATFTADVYVGCALVLFGVYPLLLATVAKVNPVQFYKGAWPAIQLAFVSRSSVGTMPVTQKVTERLGVPKEYASFAVPFGATTKMDGCAAIYPALAAIFIAQIFDVQLGIGDYLLIAFVSVIGSAATAGLTGATVMLTLTLSTLGLPLEGVGLLMAIDPILDMVRTATNVAGQALVPVIVSAREKILDHDTYDAVTASPVDEAQPVLAA; this is translated from the coding sequence GTGTCCGCGTCCGCGACCACGCCCGAGAACGAGGCCAAGCCCTCGTCCCGCATACCGAAGGTCCCCTTCTGGGCCCAGATCATCGCCGGTCTGGTCCTCGGCGCCCTGCTCGGCTGGATCGCCCGCAGCCAGGACGTCTCCTGGCTGAAGGAGACCCTCGGCCAGGTCGGCGACATCTTCGTCCAGCTGCTCAAGCTGGCCGTCGCCCCGCTCGTCTTCTTCGCGATCCTGGTCTCGATCACCAACCTGCGGAAGGTGAACAACGCCGCCAGGCTCGCCAGCCGCACCCTGCTCTGGTTCATGATCACCTCGCTCATCGCGGTCGCCATCGGCCTCGCGATCGGCCTGATCACCAACCCGGGCGCCGGCACCGGCCTCACGCCGAAGGACGGCAAGCTCCCCAAGCACGAGGGCTCCTGGATCGACTTCCTGACGGGCATCATCCCGACGGACGTCATCACGCCCTTCACCGAGCTGAACGTCCTGCAGATCGTCTTCATGGCCGCCGTCGCCGGCATCGCCGCCCTCAAGCTCGGCGACCGCGCCAAGCCGATCCTCACCCTCTCCGAGTCGATCCTGGAGCTGCTCCAGAAGGCGCTGTGGTGGGTCATCCGCCTCGCCCCGCTCGGCACCGTCGGCCTCATCGGCTTCGCCATCGCGGACTACGGCTGGGACCTGATCGGCAAGTACGCGACCTTCACCGCCGACGTCTACGTCGGCTGCGCCCTGGTCCTCTTCGGCGTCTACCCGCTGCTCCTCGCGACGGTCGCCAAGGTCAACCCGGTCCAGTTCTACAAGGGCGCCTGGCCGGCCATCCAGCTGGCCTTCGTCTCCCGCTCCTCGGTCGGCACCATGCCGGTCACCCAGAAGGTCACCGAGCGCCTCGGCGTCCCGAAGGAGTACGCCTCCTTCGCCGTCCCGTTCGGCGCGACCACCAAGATGGACGGCTGCGCCGCGATCTACCCGGCGCTCGCCGCGATCTTCATCGCGCAGATCTTCGACGTGCAGCTCGGCATCGGTGACTACCTGCTCATCGCCTTCGTCTCCGTGATCGGCTCGGCGGCCACCGCCGGTCTGACCGGCGCCACGGTCATGCTGACCCTGACCCTCTCCACCCTGGGCCTCCCGCTGGAGGGCGTCGGCCTGCTCATGGCGATCGACCCGATCCTGGACATGGTCAGGACGGCCACCAACGTGGCCGGCCAGGCGCTGGTCCCGGTGATCGTCTCCGCCCGCGAGAAGATCCTCGACCACGACACGTACGACGCTGTGACGGCGTCCCCGGTGGACGAGGCGCAGCCCGTGCTCGCCGCCTGA
- a CDS encoding DUF4229 domain-containing protein, with product MLRYTLMRLGIFAGCFLALWGLVYVGVLPRGLGDSNLLWVLVLSIVISAPLSFVLLRKVRDDASAEVVARVDRAKGRLAANQSQEDAL from the coding sequence ATGCTCCGCTACACGCTGATGCGTCTCGGTATCTTCGCCGGATGCTTCCTCGCCCTGTGGGGTCTCGTCTACGTCGGCGTGCTGCCGCGCGGTCTCGGCGACTCGAACCTGCTCTGGGTCCTGGTGCTCTCCATCGTCATCTCCGCCCCGCTGAGCTTCGTGCTCCTGCGCAAGGTGCGGGACGACGCGAGCGCCGAGGTCGTGGCGAGGGTCGACCGCGCCAAGGGCCGGCTCGCCGCCAACCAGTCCCAGGAGGACGCGCTCTAG